GGCTTGAGCGCCGACGGCTTGCCGCGCCGGTAGCCGCCGTCGGCGGTGATCACGACCTTGGCCGTGGCGTCCTGGATCCGGTTGGTCAGCGACTCGGCGGAGAAGCCGCCGAAGACCACGCTGTGGGTGGCGCCGATGCGGGCGCAGGCCAGCATCGCGACCGCCGCCTCCGGGACCATCGGCAGGTAGATCGCCACCCGGTCACCGGCGGTCACCCCGAGATCGGTGAGCGCGTTCGCCGCCTGGCTGGTCATCTTCTGCAGCTCGGCGTAGGTGATGGTGCGGGTGTCGCCGGGCTCGCCCTCCCAGTGGATCGCCACCTTGTCGCCCCGGCCGGCCTCGACGTGCCGGTCGAGACAGTTGTACGCCACGTTCAGCTGCCCACCGACGAACCACTTGGCGAACGGCGGCGTGGACCAGTCCAGCACCTGGTCCCACGGCTTAGCCCAGCTCAGCCGCGCGGCCTGGCGCTCCCAGAAGGCGAGCCGGTCGGCCTCGGCCTCGGCGTACGCCTCGGCGGTGACGTTGGCGTCAGCGGCGAGTTCGGCCGGCGGCGGGAACTGACGCGTCTCATTCAGCAGATTGGCCAACGCCTCACTCATGCCGACACTCCGCTCCGCTTCGTGCCGTCATGAGGCACCGGCGCGCCGGGTTGATGATTCGCTCGCTGCCGGTCGCTCATGCCGTGACTCCTCGTCGCTCGGGGTGACCTGCGTCTCTCCGGGCAGGTTAGTCCGGGCGGACGACCGAGGCGACCGATCCCCCGCGCCCCCGTCGCCCAACGGCCCGTATCACGCGCCGAGGTGCACGGACGGGCCTTGCCGACCCAGGGGTGGGCGTCGCCCGGTGGCGCGCGTCGCGTTGCCGGCGACTCGTGCCCGGCGTGGCACGCCGGGTCGCTAGCGTGACGGGGTGACCGCCGACCCGCTCGCGCCGCTGCTCGCGCTCGCCGACGTCGCCGACGCCGTCGAGCGGGCCCGTACCCGCTTCGACCAGGCGCTCGGCCACCGTGCCCTGCGCCGCCACGGTGGTCAGGTGGCGGCCGAGGTGAGCCTGCGGTCCGCGGTGGCCAGCGCCGCGCTGGAGGGCCGGGCCCACGAGCGGGAGGCGGTCCGCGCCGGAACCGTCACCGAACCGGTGCTCCAGGGCGCACTGCGGGTGGCCGGAGCGCTGCCCGGGCTGAGCGAACTCTGGCCCAGGGCGCCCCGGCAGGCGCTGGCGAAGCTGCACGTGCTCGCCGCCCGCAAGATGGTCCCCGAGGCGGAACTGGGTCGACCAATCGACGACCCGGTGGTCGCCACCCGGCTGGACGGCCTGGCCGGGCTGGCGGCCGGCGGCACCAAGGTCCCCCCGCTGGTGCTGGCCGCCGTCGTACACGGGGAACTGCTGAACCTGCGGCCCTTCGCCGGCCCGTCCGGCGTGGTGGCCCGGGGCGCGGCCCGTCTCGTGCTGCTCTCCAGCGGGTTCGACCCGCGCGGCCTGCTCGCGGTCAACGTCGGCCACCGCGAGCGCGAACCCGAGTACGTCGGGGCGGCCGGCGCCTTCGCCACCGGCACCCCCGACGGGCTGCGGTCCTGGCTCCGCCACTACATGTCGGCCGTCGAGGTGGGCGCCGACCAGCTCACCGCGATCGGCGACGAGATGCTGGCCGCCTGAATCTCTCCCCACCCGGGCCGGCAGCGGCCCGGCGGCCGCGGGTGCGCCGTTGGGTGCGGCGTCGTCGAGGATGCCGGCGGGGTGCGGGTTCAGGCCGGGGAGGCGCCGGCCCGGGTGCGGCGGTGCCGGCCGTACCAGGCGATGCCGATCGCCACGCCGACACCCAC
This is a stretch of genomic DNA from Micromonospora sp. WMMD1082. It encodes these proteins:
- a CDS encoding oxidoreductase: MTADPLAPLLALADVADAVERARTRFDQALGHRALRRHGGQVAAEVSLRSAVASAALEGRAHEREAVRAGTVTEPVLQGALRVAGALPGLSELWPRAPRQALAKLHVLAARKMVPEAELGRPIDDPVVATRLDGLAGLAAGGTKVPPLVLAAVVHGELLNLRPFAGPSGVVARGAARLVLLSSGFDPRGLLAVNVGHREREPEYVGAAGAFATGTPDGLRSWLRHYMSAVEVGADQLTAIGDEMLAA